In the Anastrepha obliqua isolate idAnaObli1 chromosome 1, idAnaObli1_1.0, whole genome shotgun sequence genome, one interval contains:
- the LOC129250024 gene encoding larval cuticle protein A2B-like encodes MAFKFIAFFALCIAAASAGVIAPAAPLAAIAPAPLAVAARVEEYDPHPQYTYGYDVKDALTGDSKTAVETRDGGIVQGQYSLNDADGYRRIVDYTSDPINGFNAVVRREPLVAPVVAAAPVVAAPAPVVRAAPFAAPAPLVAAAPAPLVAGPAVVKTQFASPLISYAY; translated from the exons ATGGCATTCAAA TTCATCGCCTTCTTCGCTCTTTGCATCGCTGCCGCCAGCGCTGGTGTTATCGCTCCTGCTGCTCCTTTGGCCGCAATTGCACCAGCACCATTGGCTGTTGCCGCCCGCGTTGAGGAGTACGACCCACATCCACAATACACCTACGGATATGACGTGAAAGATGCTCTGACCGGTGACTCGAAGACCGCTGTGGAGACCCGTGATGGTGGTATCGTGCAAGGTCAATACTCGTTGAATGATGCTGATGGCTACCGTCGTATTGTTGACTACACCTCCGACCCAATCAACGGTTTCAACGCTGTTGTGCGCCGTGAACCTTTGGTTGCCCCCGTCGTTGCCGCTGCTCCAGTTGTTGCCGCCCCTGCTCCCGTCGTGAGAGCCGCTCCCTTCGCTGCTCCTGCCCCACTTGTCGCCGCAGCTCCAGCTCCCCTCGTTGCCGGACCAGCAGTGGTGAAGACTCAATTCGCTTCGCCACTCATCTCTTACGCCTATTag